A stretch of the Bacillus sp. B-jedd genome encodes the following:
- a CDS encoding MerR family transcriptional regulator — translation MKEGQVIKAYTIQEVSRRINVPQGTLRQWERDFSGLVVIPRTRQGSRFYTETEISLLMKIKQMREKNLGKEMIRELIKEHYRLSSEAASESLAPTLKVISDTAPVASSDDQTVPGPLAAAPEPSFDMDAFFNAMEAYKQNFLDDVREEIRGTLRKELIEELKKEVSKGSFHTVKSLSDSIYKSSERTLAEVEELASQVSRSSEQASETARFLSNSISNVSKANSEQFAALNKRMAQSAERSTKEIKALVKSMSDANIVTESVVESFNETLIKDREFYMDTLHMERMIHSQEMDKREELLQEIVSSFRDTAAAKEKKWWKLWGE, via the coding sequence ATGAAAGAAGGACAAGTGATAAAAGCCTATACAATTCAGGAAGTATCAAGGAGGATCAATGTTCCCCAAGGGACACTGCGCCAATGGGAGAGGGATTTCAGCGGTTTGGTTGTTATACCAAGGACTAGGCAGGGCTCCCGTTTTTATACCGAAACAGAGATTAGCCTGCTCATGAAAATAAAACAAATGCGAGAAAAAAACCTCGGCAAAGAAATGATCAGGGAATTAATCAAGGAGCATTATAGATTAAGTTCGGAAGCTGCATCCGAATCACTCGCACCCACTCTGAAAGTGATCAGCGACACGGCTCCAGTGGCATCTTCCGACGATCAAACTGTCCCAGGGCCATTAGCTGCCGCTCCGGAACCTTCTTTTGACATGGATGCGTTTTTCAATGCAATGGAAGCTTATAAACAAAATTTCCTTGACGATGTCCGCGAAGAGATACGCGGAACACTAAGGAAAGAATTGATCGAAGAGCTAAAAAAGGAAGTTTCCAAAGGTTCTTTCCATACGGTAAAAAGCCTTTCTGATTCCATCTACAAGTCTAGCGAAAGGACACTCGCTGAGGTAGAGGAACTCGCTTCACAGGTTTCGAGATCTTCGGAACAAGCCTCCGAAACGGCTAGATTCCTTTCGAACAGCATTTCGAATGTTTCAAAAGCCAATTCCGAACAATTCGCAGCCCTCAATAAACGTATGGCTCAATCGGCTGAAAGATCAACCAAGGAAATCAAAGCCCTTGTCAAGTCGATGTCGGACGCCAATATTGTCACAGAAAGTGTTGTAGAGAGCTTTAATGAAACGCTGATTAAGGATCGCGAATTTTACATGGATACGCTTCACATGGAAAGAATGATTCACAGCCAGGAAATGGACAAGCGTGAAGAATTGCTGCAAGAAATCGTCTCAAGCTTCCGGGATACTGCAGCAGCAAAAGAGAAAAAATGGTGGAAACTCTGGGGCGAGTAA
- a CDS encoding ferritin family protein, translating to MYPYGYQEDVYRQQPQLITDLAKAINGEYTAIQCYERLARMAPSQRIRDKINEIREDEIRHYREFVRFYTSMTGRQPTAQITEACPPTYREGLDFAFNDEQETVDFYHRIALAAGPGEMREAFRNAAADEQNHAVWFLYFMTASR from the coding sequence ATGTACCCATATGGTTATCAGGAAGACGTGTATAGGCAGCAGCCCCAGTTAATCACTGACCTGGCAAAAGCGATTAACGGAGAGTATACTGCTATCCAGTGTTATGAGCGGCTCGCGAGGATGGCGCCGAGCCAGCGGATCCGTGACAAGATTAACGAAATCCGTGAAGACGAGATAAGGCATTACCGCGAATTTGTCCGTTTTTACACATCGATGACAGGGAGGCAGCCAACCGCGCAGATTACAGAAGCGTGCCCGCCGACCTATAGGGAAGGGCTTGATTTCGCCTTTAATGATGAACAGGAAACAGTGGATTTTTATCACAGGATTGCACTGGCGGCTGGACCCGGCGAGATGAGGGAAGCTTTCAGGAATGCTGCCGCAGATGAACAAAACCATGCGGTTTGGTTCCTTTATTTCATGACGGCCTCACGGTAA
- a CDS encoding formate/nitrite transporter family protein, with product MAYRKPQAVAKLAVEAGTYKAGLPLGSMLLLGFLGGAFIALGYLLDIRVTAVLANDLGSFGAFLGAAVFPLGLILVVLAGGELLTGNMMAVSFAYFAKKVTLNRLAKNWLWITISNLIGALFVAYVFGHLAGLLNDGVYLEKTVAFAHAKVDHSFSEMFFSAIGCNWLVGLAIWLSYGASDMGGKILAIWFPIMGFVGIGFQHVVANMFLLPVAIFAGEMGWGEFIKNFIPVYLGNAVGGSVFVGLFYWIAYKKYVLAAEAAEEQAAPQFARRKAR from the coding sequence ATGGCTTACCGTAAACCGCAGGCTGTGGCAAAGCTTGCAGTTGAAGCAGGGACATATAAGGCGGGCCTGCCGCTAGGCTCGATGTTGCTGCTTGGTTTTTTGGGAGGCGCGTTCATCGCGCTTGGTTATCTTCTGGATATTCGTGTGACCGCCGTACTGGCGAATGACCTCGGTTCGTTTGGCGCGTTTCTCGGCGCGGCTGTTTTCCCACTTGGACTCATACTTGTAGTTCTTGCTGGTGGTGAGCTGCTGACGGGAAATATGATGGCTGTTTCATTTGCTTATTTTGCAAAAAAAGTCACTCTTAACCGGCTGGCGAAGAACTGGTTGTGGATTACGATCAGCAACCTGATTGGCGCGTTATTTGTCGCCTATGTATTCGGGCATTTGGCCGGCCTCTTGAATGATGGGGTCTATCTTGAGAAAACAGTCGCCTTCGCCCATGCAAAAGTAGATCATAGTTTTTCGGAAATGTTCTTTTCAGCAATCGGATGTAACTGGCTCGTCGGCCTGGCGATTTGGCTGTCATACGGGGCATCTGACATGGGCGGGAAAATCCTCGCTATCTGGTTCCCAATCATGGGATTTGTCGGGATTGGATTTCAGCACGTGGTAGCCAATATGTTTTTGTTGCCAGTGGCCATTTTTGCGGGAGAAATGGGCTGGGGGGAATTCATTAAAAATTTTATCCCGGTTTATCTTGGCAACGCGGTCGGAGGAAGTGTTTTCGTAGGATTATTTTATTGGATTGCTTATAAAAAGTATGTTCTCGCTGCCGAAGCCGCAGAGGAGCAGGCAGCACCGCAATTTGCGAGAAGAAAAGCAAGATAA
- a CDS encoding DinB family protein, whose product MKKHPAAQLYDYHVWANKKFFGRLKELPEEIYETKIQSVFSSIAETLVHIFVTDTLWLGVMKGKSMKEIHAAIGEVQEKTKDRRLEIIETLYHELSVEYQEFLQSERDLDKEIFPEHPKFGRLETNLAQLIQHVVNHGTYHRGNLAAMIRQQGYSSVATDYVFYLYEINGRK is encoded by the coding sequence TTGAAGAAACATCCTGCGGCACAATTGTATGACTATCATGTATGGGCGAACAAAAAGTTTTTTGGGCGGTTAAAAGAATTGCCGGAAGAAATTTATGAAACAAAAATTCAAAGTGTGTTTTCATCCATTGCGGAGACGCTTGTACATATATTTGTGACGGATACACTCTGGCTCGGTGTTATGAAAGGGAAAAGTATGAAAGAAATCCATGCTGCCATTGGGGAGGTTCAAGAAAAAACAAAGGATAGGCGACTCGAAATAATCGAAACGCTATATCATGAATTGTCTGTTGAATATCAGGAATTTTTGCAAAGTGAAAGAGATTTGGATAAGGAAATTTTCCCGGAGCATCCCAAATTCGGCCGTTTGGAAACTAATCTCGCGCAATTAATTCAGCATGTGGTGAACCATGGCACTTATCATCGGGGAAATCTAGCCGCGATGATCCGCCAACAAGGCTATTCAAGTGTGGCAACAGATTATGTTTTTTACCTATACGAAATTAACGGAAGAAAATAG
- a CDS encoding L,D-transpeptidase family protein: MVHIVKPGETLAIIAMNYRVSMRRLQKANPGVGILQPGQRIIIPRLPDPATIPYQIDVSVKKRTLALYKDGRFIKIYPIAVGKMLTATPEGEYVIVNRQPNPGGPFGVMWLSLSKAGYGIHGTNNPSSIGKSVSHGCIRMHNRDVLELASMVPNGTRVRIHN, from the coding sequence ATGGTGCATATTGTGAAACCGGGTGAGACTCTGGCTATTATCGCGATGAATTACCGTGTCAGCATGAGGAGGCTGCAAAAAGCCAATCCCGGGGTGGGGATTCTTCAGCCCGGCCAGCGGATTATCATTCCAAGATTGCCTGACCCCGCAACCATTCCTTATCAAATAGACGTATCCGTTAAGAAGAGGACATTAGCTTTGTATAAAGATGGCAGATTTATAAAAATTTATCCGATCGCGGTCGGGAAAATGCTGACCGCTACACCTGAGGGTGAGTATGTCATTGTAAACCGCCAACCGAATCCGGGTGGCCCGTTTGGTGTTATGTGGCTGTCCCTTTCCAAAGCCGGATACGGAATCCACGGAACGAACAATCCTTCCTCAATTGGGAAGTCTGTATCGCACGGATGCATCCGTATGCATAATCGGGATGTATTGGAGCTGGCATCAATGGTCCCAAATGGAACAAGAGTACGAATCCATAACTGA
- a CDS encoding DoxX family protein, with protein MVANFLRNNKIAAGILTVLRLYLGYSWMTAGYHKLTGGFDASGFLKGAAANPIKGPDGSLVYGWYVDFLNSFAIPNADLFNTLIPIGEFLVGLGLILGCLTTAAMFFGLVMNFSFMLAGTISHNPTDIFLGTIILFSGYNAGRYGLDRWVIPFIRKTVFKNKDFAKNAA; from the coding sequence ATGGTGGCAAACTTTTTAAGAAACAATAAAATTGCAGCAGGCATTCTCACAGTCCTTCGTCTTTATCTAGGTTATTCTTGGATGACAGCAGGCTATCATAAACTTACTGGCGGATTCGATGCATCCGGGTTCTTGAAAGGCGCGGCCGCAAACCCAATTAAAGGCCCTGACGGATCTCTTGTTTATGGCTGGTATGTAGACTTTTTAAACTCTTTCGCCATCCCTAACGCGGACTTATTCAATACTCTTATCCCAATCGGCGAATTCCTTGTCGGCCTTGGCTTGATCCTTGGATGCTTGACAACAGCAGCTATGTTCTTCGGACTTGTCATGAATTTCAGCTTTATGCTGGCTGGTACTATTTCTCACAATCCTACAGACATTTTCCTTGGCACGATCATCCTGTTCTCTGGTTATAACGCTGGCCGTTATGGACTGGATCGCTGGGTCATTCCTTTCATTCGCAAAACAGTTTTCAAAAATAAAGATTTTGCGAAAAACGCTGCATAA
- a CDS encoding thermonuclease family protein, which yields MRLRNVKLVIIFVLATLLVSGCVYEKPSPETGKVSTEIKPENGRFLGEVLKNIDGDTIVVKVEGREETIRLLCVDTPETQHPRLGVQPFGPEASDFAKKVLHPGKQIEVEPGINWGRDKYGRLLAYIYVEGSMFNEMLLEKGLARVAYVYPPNTKYVDRFYEIQDKAKKDGAGIWSIENYATDEGFQAGGSKNNGSNSNKGDIKESCKGKIKGNPNSNIYHVPGGSYYNSKIKEVVWFCTEKEAQKAGYRKSKR from the coding sequence ATGCGACTTAGAAATGTTAAATTAGTTATTATTTTTGTCCTGGCTACGCTGCTAGTTTCAGGATGCGTATATGAAAAGCCTTCGCCGGAGACAGGGAAGGTTTCGACTGAAATTAAGCCTGAGAACGGAAGGTTTTTGGGAGAAGTATTGAAAAATATAGACGGGGATACGATTGTGGTAAAGGTAGAAGGCAGGGAGGAAACGATCCGGCTTCTTTGTGTGGATACACCGGAAACACAACACCCGCGGCTTGGCGTGCAGCCGTTCGGTCCAGAGGCTTCAGATTTTGCAAAAAAAGTCCTGCACCCTGGCAAGCAGATTGAGGTAGAGCCGGGAATTAATTGGGGAAGGGACAAGTATGGAAGATTGCTCGCCTATATTTATGTGGAAGGCTCCATGTTTAACGAAATGCTGCTTGAAAAGGGGCTGGCCCGTGTCGCTTATGTGTATCCGCCAAATACGAAATATGTGGACAGATTTTACGAAATCCAGGATAAAGCGAAGAAGGATGGGGCCGGCATTTGGTCGATTGAAAATTACGCCACCGATGAAGGTTTTCAAGCCGGAGGGTCGAAAAATAACGGGTCGAATTCCAACAAGGGCGATATAAAGGAATCCTGTAAAGGAAAAATTAAAGGGAACCCCAATTCGAACATTTATCATGTGCCGGGAGGATCCTACTACAACTCAAAAATAAAAGAGGTCGTCTGGTTCTGTACAGAGAAAGAAGCGCAAAAGGCGGGCTACCGTAAATCGAAGCGGTAA
- a CDS encoding DUF3934 domain-containing protein, translated as MSKAKGKGGTGRGTDKKGWNRWQASANKKKSAKPYISKGTKKTEVENDPKSNS; from the coding sequence ATGAGTAAAGCTAAAGGAAAAGGTGGAACAGGGAGAGGAACAGACAAGAAGGGTTGGAATCGTTGGCAAGCTAGTGCAAACAAAAAAAAGAGTGCTAAACCTTATATAAGTAAAGGTACCAAAAAAACGGAAGTTGAAAATGACCCTAAGAGCAATAGTTAA
- the mntR gene encoding transcriptional regulator MntR, with protein sequence MPTPSMEDYIEQIYILIEQKGYARVSDIAGNLSVQPSAVTKMVQKLDKDNYLIYEKYRGLSLTPKGKKIGKRLVYRHDLLEQFLNLIGVEEENIYEDVEGIEHHLSWNAIDRIGDLVQLLQEDPSLIARLKELQEKSENET encoded by the coding sequence ATGCCGACACCGAGCATGGAAGATTATATTGAACAAATTTATATTTTGATTGAACAAAAAGGCTACGCGCGAGTTTCTGATATCGCGGGCAATTTATCAGTGCAACCTTCCGCTGTGACAAAAATGGTCCAGAAACTTGATAAGGATAATTATTTAATTTATGAAAAATACCGCGGACTCTCCTTAACGCCGAAAGGCAAAAAAATTGGAAAACGCCTTGTTTACAGGCATGATCTTTTGGAGCAGTTTTTAAATCTGATCGGAGTTGAAGAGGAAAATATTTATGAGGATGTCGAAGGAATCGAGCATCATTTAAGCTGGAACGCTATCGACAGGATCGGTGACCTCGTCCAGCTTCTTCAGGAAGATCCTTCGCTCATTGCGAGGCTCAAAGAGCTTCAGGAAAAAAGTGAAAATGAAACATAA
- a CDS encoding M6 family metalloprotease domain-containing protein — MLKVLSKSAMALALAGSIGFAGAQSPAGTEAKPKDTYNLSLAHYISASPELADRAKKEGFDVSKADPAEKFAQGKKFNQAGDNHVAYKQATGDIPVLVLLAKYPEGDEPVGDMPGQVPAHYYEDLIFGTEYNPYELPQFKKYEEINGVKAPTNRTMQNAYKESSYGKTNLVHLEDAHFEWVEMPKGASYYLDQEGTYAENGKYLLGNVNGDAHTGEFVRDLLKAADDQIDFSKYAVDGEVPNVFIVHEGTGAEFSRDPAQWWSHKWSLLSALYYGKYYETGKPADEHAGMKQSDWINKTVAEDMTYDGVVVNNYNIQPGIGGNVAGYDAATNSYKDELKAGPFPAQTGVYAHEFGHALGLPDFYDTVYSSEGVGNYSMMAGGSWMRFPDAAPYAGNSPTHFDPFSKVFLGWAKPIEVTPQNGVKTITLPPVDKANEDNGIVKMEVPGSNGTEYFLFENVQQSGFNQGLIRQGKDSQGLLAWHVDENVISLYQTAGFRPNNVENWMNKRFQFNQSEKASDGTIVTHYGLSVLQKDGKYDLEKNKNRGDAGDFFKTGDKLTPVSGNVHTGSYYFWKGNSNTPADSGIHVTDIKQNADGSITAKFFYNTDSSQK; from the coding sequence TTGTTAAAAGTTCTTTCAAAATCCGCGATGGCGCTGGCTTTGGCTGGCAGCATCGGTTTTGCCGGAGCCCAATCTCCTGCCGGGACTGAAGCGAAACCGAAGGATACATATAATTTAAGCCTCGCCCATTATATTAGTGCTTCACCAGAACTTGCCGACAGGGCTAAAAAGGAAGGCTTCGATGTTTCAAAAGCAGACCCTGCCGAAAAGTTTGCCCAGGGAAAGAAATTTAATCAGGCTGGCGACAACCATGTAGCCTATAAACAAGCTACTGGTGATATTCCTGTTCTTGTGCTGCTTGCCAAATATCCTGAAGGCGATGAGCCGGTCGGCGATATGCCCGGACAGGTCCCTGCCCATTATTATGAGGATCTGATTTTTGGAACAGAATACAATCCCTATGAATTGCCTCAATTCAAGAAGTATGAGGAAATCAATGGCGTCAAGGCTCCAACTAACAGAACAATGCAAAATGCCTATAAAGAGTCTTCTTATGGCAAAACAAACCTCGTCCATCTCGAGGATGCCCATTTTGAGTGGGTGGAAATGCCTAAAGGAGCTTCCTACTATCTCGACCAGGAAGGGACTTATGCTGAAAACGGAAAATACCTGCTGGGTAACGTAAACGGTGACGCCCATACGGGTGAATTCGTCCGTGATCTTTTGAAAGCGGCCGATGACCAAATCGATTTCTCTAAGTATGCCGTCGATGGCGAAGTACCGAATGTGTTTATCGTTCATGAAGGTACTGGCGCGGAGTTCAGCCGTGACCCTGCACAGTGGTGGTCCCATAAGTGGAGCCTATTGAGCGCCCTTTACTATGGGAAGTACTATGAAACTGGCAAACCTGCCGATGAACATGCTGGCATGAAGCAATCAGACTGGATCAATAAAACTGTTGCCGAAGACATGACTTATGATGGCGTTGTCGTCAACAATTACAATATCCAGCCTGGAATTGGCGGTAACGTAGCTGGTTACGATGCTGCGACTAATTCATACAAGGACGAATTGAAGGCAGGTCCATTCCCAGCCCAGACTGGCGTTTACGCGCATGAATTCGGCCACGCTTTAGGATTGCCTGACTTCTACGACACTGTTTATTCTTCAGAAGGTGTTGGTAACTATTCGATGATGGCTGGCGGCTCGTGGATGAGATTCCCTGATGCAGCTCCTTACGCTGGAAACTCGCCAACTCACTTCGACCCGTTCTCCAAGGTGTTCTTGGGATGGGCAAAGCCAATTGAAGTAACTCCACAAAACGGAGTGAAAACTATTACTCTTCCACCAGTCGATAAAGCTAACGAAGATAATGGAATTGTAAAAATGGAAGTTCCAGGTTCAAATGGAACTGAATACTTCCTGTTTGAAAATGTTCAACAAAGCGGATTCAACCAGGGTCTGATCCGCCAAGGAAAAGACTCCCAAGGCCTCCTGGCATGGCATGTTGACGAAAATGTCATCAGCCTGTACCAGACAGCCGGCTTCCGCCCGAACAACGTGGAAAACTGGATGAACAAGCGATTCCAGTTCAATCAATCTGAAAAAGCAAGCGATGGAACAATTGTCACTCACTATGGTTTGTCAGTCCTGCAGAAGGATGGCAAATACGATCTTGAGAAAAACAAGAACCGCGGAGACGCAGGTGACTTCTTCAAGACAGGTGACAAACTCACACCGGTTTCCGGAAATGTCCACACTGGTTCCTACTACTTCTGGAAAGGCAACAGCAATACACCTGCTGATAGCGGAATCCATGTAACCGATATTAAGCAAAATGCGGACGGTTCGATTACGGCTAAGTTCTTCTACAATACTGACAGCTCGCAAAAATAA
- a CDS encoding NAD(P)H-dependent flavin oxidoreductase, producing MVSEYPIIQGGMGVGISLSGLASAVAAAGGIGIISGTGITIEELRFHIRRARELSKGKGYIGINVLFAVSDFAEKMKAALEEKVDFIISGAGISRDMYNWGKEAGIPVLSIVSTAKLAKLSERLGASAVVVEGFEAGGHLGTDRPMFDILPEVVEAVKIPVIAAGGIMTGADVAKAIAMGASGVQMGTRFVASEECDAPLAFKQKYVEAKEEDLVLVKTTVGLQGRAIRNAFTEIIKDDGKFKVAKCLNCLKVCSYRFCTMDSLLRSLNGDVDMGLVFAGARVTEIKDILPVREIFSNIAAEFQLATGMAATS from the coding sequence ATGGTTTCTGAGTACCCAATCATCCAGGGTGGAATGGGAGTCGGCATTTCCTTAAGCGGGCTTGCTTCAGCAGTCGCAGCCGCAGGCGGCATCGGCATTATTTCTGGGACAGGAATTACTATAGAAGAACTCCGATTTCATATTAGAAGGGCGAGGGAGCTTTCGAAAGGGAAGGGTTATATCGGGATCAATGTTTTGTTCGCGGTCAGCGATTTCGCAGAGAAAATGAAAGCAGCCCTTGAAGAAAAAGTCGATTTTATTATCTCAGGTGCCGGAATTTCCAGGGACATGTACAATTGGGGCAAAGAAGCCGGCATTCCAGTCCTCAGCATTGTCTCAACAGCCAAACTTGCTAAGCTGTCAGAAAGGCTTGGTGCGTCTGCCGTTGTTGTCGAAGGCTTTGAGGCTGGCGGCCATCTGGGAACGGACCGACCAATGTTCGATATTTTGCCCGAGGTAGTGGAAGCAGTTAAAATTCCAGTCATTGCTGCGGGAGGTATTATGACGGGGGCGGATGTGGCCAAAGCAATCGCAATGGGAGCATCAGGAGTCCAAATGGGGACCAGATTTGTCGCAAGTGAAGAATGCGATGCTCCGCTGGCCTTTAAACAAAAGTACGTGGAAGCTAAAGAGGAAGACCTTGTACTTGTCAAAACCACTGTAGGCCTGCAAGGCAGGGCTATCCGCAATGCATTTACCGAAATTATCAAGGATGATGGCAAATTTAAGGTAGCCAAATGCCTGAACTGCCTGAAGGTCTGTTCCTATCGTTTTTGCACAATGGATTCTCTTCTTCGCTCATTAAATGGCGACGTGGATATGGGTCTTGTGTTTGCAGGCGCAAGGGTCACCGAAATAAAAGACATTCTTCCTGTCCGAGAAATCTTTTCCAATATCGCTGCGGAATTTCAGCTTGCAACTGGTATGGCAGCAACATCATAA
- a CDS encoding BA3454 family stress response protein yields the protein MVQMVQVNVKVEYQGKNYMTNVITNRKASDEEIMQQALEQVKKQWAE from the coding sequence ATGGTACAAATGGTACAGGTAAATGTAAAAGTGGAATATCAGGGGAAAAATTATATGACCAATGTGATTACAAACCGCAAGGCCAGCGATGAGGAAATCATGCAGCAGGCGCTTGAACAAGTAAAAAAACAATGGGCCGAATAA
- a CDS encoding SDR family oxidoreductase, with protein MKNAKTVMITGASRGLGKALALAFAKQGTKIAICARNEKALAEVKKEALQAGAADVLAVQADVSVSRDVERFVAQTEERFGHIDVLINNASVLGPSPMPLLLDYPEEDFEEVIRINTLSLFLVTRHVLPVMLQRNIGAIINVTSEAGNTGYAGWGAYGISKFAVEGMTETWADELSDTGITVNMVDPGEMDTEMHKLAVPDCDYELADPNDVVPAFLYLASEEAFGLTGKRLSAQDFLQGERGA; from the coding sequence ATGAAAAATGCCAAGACTGTTATGATTACCGGAGCATCACGGGGACTAGGTAAAGCACTTGCATTGGCTTTCGCAAAACAAGGAACAAAAATTGCGATATGCGCGAGAAACGAAAAAGCGTTAGCGGAAGTTAAAAAGGAGGCACTTCAGGCAGGGGCCGCGGATGTCCTCGCCGTCCAGGCTGATGTTTCAGTTTCAAGAGACGTGGAAAGATTTGTTGCCCAAACAGAAGAGCGATTCGGACATATCGACGTGCTGATCAATAATGCGTCCGTTCTAGGACCGAGTCCGATGCCTCTTTTGCTCGACTATCCTGAAGAGGATTTCGAGGAGGTGATCAGAATCAACACATTGAGCCTGTTCCTCGTTACCCGCCACGTCCTGCCAGTGATGCTGCAGCGGAACATCGGAGCTATTATCAATGTGACCTCGGAGGCTGGAAACACCGGATATGCAGGATGGGGGGCATACGGGATTTCGAAATTCGCGGTTGAAGGCATGACGGAAACATGGGCAGATGAATTAAGCGATACAGGGATTACAGTCAATATGGTCGACCCGGGTGAAATGGATACCGAGATGCACAAGCTAGCGGTACCGGATTGCGATTATGAACTTGCTGACCCGAATGACGTCGTGCCGGCTTTTCTCTACCTGGCATCTGAGGAAGCATTCGGGCTAACCGGGAAGCGGCTATCCGCTCAGGACTTTTTACAAGGAGAAAGAGGCGCATGA
- a CDS encoding S-adenosylmethionine:tRNA ribosyltransferase-isomerase, protein MIAGSMTFNLPPSLNATAPPERRGLRRDHVRMMVMSKETGETNHDVFFHLDKYLDKGDVLVLNSSRTIPATLKGRIASTGEELEIRLAGKVDNSCWQALLIGKEVKGGEEIIFSKDLKAVVDKTNSSSPLSVIRFSQSGIDLMNAIYSLGEPVRYEYIDTPWNLDYYQTVFASHPGSVEMPSAGRAFTWELLFKLKKKGVKIAFIQLHTGLSYYLDDRWDHHPSKNKEEYHIPRESWSEIIQAKLTGKKVIAAGTTVVRALETAMITNELSGWTNLFIHPGFQLQIADGILTGLHEPEASHLAMLSAFISQERLCAAYREAVAEKYLWHEFGDMNLIL, encoded by the coding sequence ATGATTGCCGGAAGCATGACCTTCAACTTGCCGCCATCCCTGAATGCCACAGCTCCCCCTGAACGGAGGGGGCTGCGCCGCGACCATGTGAGAATGATGGTTATGTCAAAAGAAACCGGTGAGACAAACCATGATGTGTTTTTTCATCTGGACAAATATCTGGATAAAGGAGATGTCCTTGTCCTTAACAGTTCCCGGACCATTCCGGCCACGCTGAAAGGAAGAATTGCTTCAACGGGTGAAGAACTCGAAATCCGGCTTGCCGGAAAAGTCGATAACAGCTGCTGGCAAGCACTCCTAATAGGCAAAGAAGTGAAGGGAGGAGAAGAGATTATATTCTCCAAAGATTTGAAAGCTGTTGTCGACAAGACCAATTCTTCTTCCCCTCTTTCAGTCATCCGCTTTTCCCAATCGGGAATAGATTTAATGAATGCAATCTATTCCCTCGGGGAGCCTGTCAGGTATGAATATATCGATACACCGTGGAATCTGGACTATTACCAAACAGTGTTCGCATCCCATCCGGGTTCTGTCGAAATGCCGTCTGCGGGAAGGGCGTTTACATGGGAATTGTTGTTTAAATTAAAGAAAAAAGGCGTGAAAATAGCTTTTATCCAGCTTCATACCGGGCTGAGCTATTACCTTGACGACCGATGGGACCACCATCCTTCTAAAAACAAAGAGGAATATCATATTCCTCGAGAGAGCTGGTCAGAGATCATTCAAGCGAAATTGACGGGCAAAAAAGTCATCGCTGCCGGAACGACAGTCGTACGTGCGCTTGAAACGGCGATGATAACAAACGAACTGAGCGGATGGACCAATTTGTTCATCCACCCCGGCTTTCAACTTCAAATTGCGGACGGGATCTTAACCGGGCTCCACGAACCGGAAGCAAGCCATCTGGCCATGCTGTCCGCCTTTATATCCCAGGAGAGATTGTGCGCCGCTTATCGGGAGGCCGTAGCCGAAAAATATCTTTGGCACGAATTTGGCGATATGAACCTGATTTTGTGA
- a CDS encoding VOC family protein, translating into MFKFHHYAIECANIEEVLSFYQNVIGVRLENKVHFEGKMVWFLTLGAFRLEIVEEEGPAGSGHLCFRVEDLDAAMRRMEGASLTVQEGPYELENGWRTVFFNGPGGETIELLELS; encoded by the coding sequence ATGTTCAAATTTCATCACTATGCTATCGAATGTGCAAATATTGAAGAAGTGCTCAGCTTCTATCAAAACGTCATTGGGGTTCGGTTGGAAAACAAGGTTCATTTTGAAGGGAAGATGGTTTGGTTTTTAACGCTTGGGGCCTTTCGATTGGAAATTGTCGAGGAAGAAGGGCCAGCCGGCAGCGGGCATCTTTGTTTCAGGGTTGAGGATTTGGACGCGGCCATGAGGAGAATGGAAGGTGCTTCACTGACGGTGCAGGAGGGGCCATACGAGCTTGAAAATGGCTGGAGAACAGTTTTTTTTAATGGTCCTGGCGGGGAAACGATTGAATTATTGGAACTGTCATAA